One genomic segment of Ictalurus furcatus strain D&B unplaced genomic scaffold, Billie_1.0 scf5, whole genome shotgun sequence includes these proteins:
- the LOC128604920 gene encoding E3 ubiquitin-protein ligase UBR2-like, translating into MQEWCASDEWVLIEAYKKCLTVLTHCHSGFTDGEQPITLSMCGHSVDTIHYCVSQQKVSIHLPVSRLPAGLHALLSKTEVTCSLQCVLSPPMVIEHPLCCLVLCAQVHAGMWTRNETLSNQVCCNK; encoded by the exons ATGCAAGAGTGGTGTGCCAGTGAT GAGTGGGTGCTAATTGAAGCCTATAAGAAGTGCCTAACAGTTCTGACTCACTGCCACAGCGGTTTTACTGATGGAGAACAACCCATCACTCTTAGTATGTGTGGACACTCAGTGGACACCATCCACTACTGTGTCTCACAACAGAAAGTCAGCATTCACCTACCGGTGTCTAGATTGCCTGCAG gaCTTCATGCTCTCCTTAGCAAGACAGAAGTGACTTGCAGTTTACAG TGTGTACTGAGCCCCCCGATGGTGATTGAGCACCCACTTTGCTGCCTGGTTCTCTGTGCACAGGTGCATGCTGGGATGTGGACGAGAAATGAAACATTATCCAATCAGGTATGCTgtaacaaatga